The segment CTCAGGATTTTTAGCTCCAACTGCAGGCTCAGCCTGTGCCGAGAGCAACCCTGGGGCTGAGCACAGTGGCCACAAAGCAAACCCCAAATTGtgtgaaggaaaggagaggaaaagctcTTGGGCTTCCAGCAGGACagtttggggagaaaagagcaaatatATCCTCTGAGATCTCCCAACGCCACGAAGTGGGTGAAGGGAGGCAGAGCTGTTTCCATGACCCATTTCTTCGTCAGTGGCAGCCTCTCTGTTTATCAGGAACCGGAGCTATTCGCATCGGGTGGGAGGAACACAAACCCACAgagatttcttaaaaaataaataaccgAACGAGCCAGGAGATCCAAAGCCTCATCAGAATGCGAGAAAAGATGGTGCTTTTCTATCAGTGCCACGGCCAGAGCCCAGTCTGTTTTCACACAGAGCAGCCGTTTGTGTCCCTCCCTGACTCACTGAGCTCACAGACACTGGTTTTGCAGGGCCGCGCTCCGAATCAGCCAGGAGGGGTAGAAACAGTCACGTTCAGACTCTCTCAAGCTCCTGCCCAACCCCAGTAATGAGGGAGGCACAGCCTTGGCATGAATCCTTTCTATTctttggcagaggctgccttaCAAGCGAGGCAACGCACTTGCTCGGCTGGATCTCGCACAGGAGTGGCTCCAGCTTCTCCCAGACAAACAATCCTGGGTTTAAAGCTGAGAAGCCAAAGCTATTCTATGAACAAGAGGTGAAATTTAAAGGCAGGGATCCCGCTCGCCCTTCTCCGAGCTGAAAACCAAGCAGGATCGTTACCTCGTCCGGCACCTCCAACGCCACGGCCCTTctgttgcttctgctgttgCATCCCGCCACGGCCTCTGCCCTTGGACACCACCTCTTCCTTCACCATGTCAATTATCTCATCAGGGATACGCAGGTATTTAATCGTGCTGCCACGGATGTAGCACTCGGGCATCCTCCAGAACTTGTCTCCATCCTAGTGGGGAGCAACATGTTAGGCTAGGACCAAACCCAGGTGCTTTTGTACTATTTTTGGGACATTTGTGCGTTTCCATCACTTCTGGAGAGCGTGACTGCTCCTTAGTCTTTTCTGGAAGTGTTATTTATAACTAGCTGCAAAaaagggtggtttttttcctccgAATCACGTAGCCCTACAGCCTGGGGGAAGGGCGCTCAGCCGCCAGCAACTGCAGTTTCGTTTTCTTCCACAACGGCCTCCGACACTGACAGAAAAcgaagagaaggctgaggaaacGAGCACCTTCCCTTCTCGTACAGGGAGGGAACTGAAAGCGGGACCAGAGAGACAAGGGTGGTAAATCACGCACAACGGCTACGGACATCGCAGCTGCACAAAGGTTGGGTTTCTGCTCCCACAGCCTCAGCTGGGAGCcacctccctctttccctcctctggGGTGTGGATGGAGCAGGGAGGCACGTCTGGAGCCAGCTGGCTGCGGGCCGTGTGCCACCAGAGCACGGGAACAGCGGCTGTGGAAAACAAGGAGCTTAtggattttatatatatatatataaaagaaagttttcagGTGCTCGCTTAAAGAGTGGCATCTCCAGATGTTGTTTAACACAGTTTCAGGGCTCTCCTAGGACACAACCTCCCGGGGTTTCAGCTCCCGCGTACCGAGGGCAGCTGCGGGAACAAGAATCGAGCATCGAAGCTGAACAACAACTCGGCTGCCTGTGATGTAACCGGGAGGAGGAATGGGGACCCGCCTCGGCAGCGGCTCCACCAAGGTTTGGCTGCAGATGGAATCGCTCGAGCCCAGCGGTTCTCAAGCGGCAGCACGCAGCCACGGCGCCTGTCGTGTCCCAGAAGAGGGGTTTAAACAGGAACGCCTCGTTCCTCCTCTCCTGGGATAAAATACTCTGCTCCTCTTTCCAGCCCCCGGAGTTATTTGGGGCAATTCTGCCTGTACAGACAAGTCCTTTGCGCACAAGACgagacagagagaaacagtTCTCTTCCAAAAGACACCCAAGCAAACCCCACCCTGCCTTGATCTGCCTGGCTGCTCCTTGGCTCGGGATGCGGGaagggatggagccaggctccCTCGCTTCCTCGTTCCGGCCTCCCCGGAGCAAACACCCGCCCGCCGTTCCATGCCATCTAGCGGTCGGTGCCCGGTTCCACcggcacagccccagcagcgGCTCCAGCCCGGCTTCCCCCCCAGCTTTGGAGGCATTTGGGTGTTTTAAGGGACAGGCGATGAGCCCGGTGTGTCAGGATCCCTCTGGATCACTCAGAGGGAGCAAAACCTGAGCTATTGCTCTTGCACAGCCGCAGGAAGCGACTTCCCAAGGAGAGGGACaatatcatggaatggtttggagcaGAAGGGAACTCtgagcccatccagttccaatcccctgctgcaggcagggacacctcccactggatcccgttgctccaagccccatccaacctggccttgaacccctccagggatggggcagccaccactgatctgggcaacctgggccagggcctcaccaccctcacaagaaaacttttcttccttagatCTCATCTCActatcccctctttcagctgaaaaccgttcccccttgtcctgtccctgcacccccgGATCAAGAGgccctccccaggtttcctggagcccctttcagtgctggaagctgctctaaggtctccccgcagcctcctccaggctgaactctCTTAGCTTgttgtatgggaggtgctccagcccatgTTGTGGGCACGGATAAAGCTTTGCTCTCTGTTATCTCCTCTTAGTCCCCCTCCTGCTAAAGAAAACAGTGGTTCCTTCCCTGTTTGTCCCTCCAGAAGAGAACGTGTGCCCCAAAATCCCTGATCCTCGCTGCTCCGCCCCTCTCAAACCTCAAGGTGTGCACTCTGTCACACTGACATGAAAACAACATCGCTCAAAACTCCCCTGTTTTGGAGACCACAGGTGCTGAGGGGTTGCAGAGGAATTTTGGGAAGAACAAGGATCTCTGCTGGTCTCTCCCACGGAGCTCTGATATTCTGAGGCAGGGAAAGCAGCCCCAGATGACATCCCgcaggctgctgctttcccGCAGTGCACAGCTGGTAGGGACAAGACCAGACATTTCTAACTGAGGTGGAAGACCAAAACACAGATCCTAATCTGCTGGAGTGGCTTTGGCCAAGGGCAAAAGAACCAGACGGCGCAGAGCCCCGGTGCGGGTAAACAACCGGCTCCTCTGTTTGGATGCGGAGAGGACTTAATAAAAGCCAGGGCAGTGTTTAGAGCAGAGCTCACTCCTGGGATGAAGGCTCCGTTCCCGAGAAGCTCAGCTCGGCAGCACAGCATGGCCTATCACACTCTAACCCCACACTGGGAACCCTCTGGGCAAGGAAGTGCCTACACAGCACAGAGCCATCACACTACAGCCTGTGCCCAAGGGCATTCCTTAATCAGGGATAGTAtaaatcatagaacggtttgggttgaaagggacctcaaagcccatccagtcccaccccctgccataagcagggacacctcccactggatccagttgctccaagccccatccaacctggcctggaacacctccagggatggggcagccactgctctgggcaacctgggccagggccaaGATTACAGTCACATTCCAGGCTGGAGCTGCGCCTCCAGAAGAGCAACggctgctgaggaacagcagaGGTGGCCTGGCTGCAGGCCTGGTGGCGGGGGACCCCTGGAGGCTTTCCAGGGCTCAAAGAGGGTGGCCCTTGCCTAGGTCAGGGCCTGGCCTTACCCGGGACGTGCAGATCACCTCCCGCAGGTTTATGTTCATCCAATTGTCACAGCTCACCAGGTGCCCGTTATAAGTCTCCCCATTCTTCAGCTCCACCAGCTGCAAGAAATggaagtcacagaatcatggaatggtttggagtAGAAGGGACTCCAATTCCACCCgactgccatgggcaggaacatctcccactggatcaggggctccaggccccacccaacccacccttgaacaccttcaaggATCCAATAAGAGACacagagcctccccaccctcacaggaaaaattttcttcctaaaatctcatctca is part of the Cuculus canorus isolate bCucCan1 chromosome 27, bCucCan1.pri, whole genome shotgun sequence genome and harbors:
- the LSM4 gene encoding U6 snRNA-associated Sm-like protein LSm4, with protein sequence MLPLSLLKTAQNHPMLVELKNGETYNGHLVSCDNWMNINLREVICTSRDGDKFWRMPECYIRGSTIKYLRIPDEIIDMVKEEVVSKGRGRGGMQQQKQQKGRGVGGAGRGVFGGRGRGIPGSGRGQQEKKPGRQSAKQ